In Rutidosis leptorrhynchoides isolate AG116_Rl617_1_P2 chromosome 2, CSIRO_AGI_Rlap_v1, whole genome shotgun sequence, one genomic interval encodes:
- the LOC139888788 gene encoding uncharacterized protein has translation MGFGGKWRKWILSFLKTASISILVNGSPTKEFKLERGVRQGDPLSPFLFIIAAEGLNWLTKAAVSNNLFKGAEVGRNKIPISLLQYADDTIFFGKWNVENTESVLKLLKCFKLTSGLKINYNKSDLFGVKVDCREVEAIARIFDCKGGTGSEEKISWVKWVDVIRPFDEGGLNLGSLDYKNMALIGKWWWRFKTETNSLWVKVIKSFYGNSSLLDTVGQPHTFVTNTTWIHIVKTGLHIDSLGVNFKASFVKSIGNGKATSFWKDVWILDVPLKEKFSRLAR, from the exons ATGGGTTTCGGCGGGAAGTGGAGGaaatggattctttcttttcttaaGACGGCTTCGATCTCAATCCTTGTTAACGGGTCGCCCACTAAAGAGTTCAAACTTGAACGGGGTGTTAGGCAAGGAGATCCGTTATCTCCATTCCTTTTCATTATTGCGGCGGAAGGTCTAAACTGGCTAACTAAGGCTGCAGTGTCAAACAACCTATTCAAAGGAGCGGAAGTTGGGAGAAATAAAATTCCCATCTCGCTACTTCAATATGCGGACGACACAATTTTTTTTGGGAAGTGGAATGTGGAAAATACTGAAAGTGTCTTAAAATTACTTAAGTGTTTTAAATTAACATCAGGTTTGAAGATAAATTATAACAAAAGTGATCTTTTTGGTGTGAAAGTGGATTGTAGAGAAGTAGAAGCTATTGCTAGAATTTTTGATTGTAAG GGCGGGACGGGTAGTGAGGAAAAAATTTCTTGGGTTAAATGGGTTGATGTCATTCGACCTTTTGATGAGGGCGGGTTAAATTTGGGTTCTCTTGATTACAAAAATATGGCtttaatcggcaagtggtggtggaggttcaaaaccgaaactaACTCCTTGTGGGTTAAAGTCATTAAAAGCTTTTATGGCAACTCCAGTTTGCTTGACACGGTGGGGCAACCCCACACTTTTGTTACTAACACTACTTGGATTCATATAGTTAAAACAGGTTTGCATATTGATTCCCTTGGCGTCAACTTCAAGGCTTCTTTTGTAAAGTCAATCGGAAATGGCAAAGCAACATCGTTTTGGAAGGATGTTTGGATTTTAGATGTGCCCCTAAAAGAAAAATTCAGTAGATTGGCTCGATGA
- the LOC139888787 gene encoding uncharacterized protein, protein MSKLDRFLATDNFINLWEDLSNIALDRRLSDHCPLVLRDKLIDYGSKPFKIFDVLFKEEGVVDIIKEAWNVQIRASDWEIKVEIANLNENDRKEWLECRRKWIEKENIKSRMLKQKARIWWILEGDENSNFFHNIIHRKHNKTNLRGIHINGVWSENPEEVKEAVFCHFKSIFQATDLMRPLLPGWSDYGSPPGYR, encoded by the exons ATGAGTAAACTAGATAGGTTTCTTGCGACGGATAATTTTATTAACCTTTGGGAAGATCTTTCAAATATTGCATTGGATAGAAGGTTATCGGATCATTGTCCTCTTGTGCTTCGGGACAAACTGATCGACTACGGATCGAAACCTTTTAAAATCTTTGATGTATTGTTCAAAGAAGAAGGGGTTGTGGACATCATTAAAGAGGCCTGGAATGTCCAAATTAGAG CCTCTGATTGGGAAATAAAGGTAGAAATAGCAAACCTTAATGAGAATGATCGAAAGGAGTGGTTAGAGTGTAGAAGAAAGTGGATCGAAAAAGAAAATATTAAATCGAGAATGTTAAAGCAAAAGGCAAGAATTTGGTGGATCTTAGAGGGAGACGAGAACTCCAATTTTTTTCACAATATCATTCACAGGAAGCATAACAAGACTAATCTCAGGGGTATTCACATCAATGGTGTATGGAGTGAGAACCCAGAAGAGGTAAAAGAAGCCGTTTTCTGCCATTTCAAAAGCATCTTTCAAGCTACTGACCTGATGAGGCCACTGCTACCAGGCTGGTCCGATTACGGCAGCCCACCTGGTtacaggtga